In Erigeron canadensis isolate Cc75 chromosome 7, C_canadensis_v1, whole genome shotgun sequence, one DNA window encodes the following:
- the LOC122606567 gene encoding protein FLUORESCENT IN BLUE LIGHT, chloroplastic isoform X1 — protein MLAVRCSSCVLRGPNSTATALVRRTEHAHFSGKLATPLMVNTRDFASHRDNRGITFGTSNNGIHSGHNKPDSFGVEVVAQTALRLVVNESFTSRTSGMMKFGIPVELVVTNLLVMATPFEAMAESCEADQSLFSMNMPLLLIVALIGATVGGLLARQRKGELQRLNEQLRQINAALKRQAKIESYAPSLSYAPVGTTKIAENQVIVDPRKQDLISRLKNGKNFLRNQDPDKAYLEFKTALELAQTIKDPIEEKKAARGLGASLQRQGKFREAIKHHSMVLSISEKEGEDSGNTEAFGAIADCYTELGDLERAATFYDQYISRLQAD, from the exons ATGCTCGCTGTTCGTTGCTCCTCCTGCGTTCTTCGTGGACCAAACTCAACGGCTACAGCCCTTGTTAGGAGAACTGAGCATGCCCATTTCTCCG GGAAACTAGCTACTCCTCTTATGGTGAACACCCGAGATTTTGCATCACATAGAGATAATAGGGGTATAACATTTGGGACTTCTAATAATGGCATCCATTCCGGACATAACAAACCAGATTCTTTTGGGGTGGAGGTGGTGGCTCAAACTGCTCTTAGACTAGTTGTAAATGAATCATTCACTTCACGTACGTCAGGTATGATG AAATTTGGGATTCCAGTGGAGCTTGTTGTCACTAATTTATTAGTGATGGCAACACCTTTCGAAGCCATGGCAGAGAGCTGCGAAGCAGACCAGTCTCTATTCAGCATGAACATGCCTTTGCTGCTGATTGTTGCTTTAATTGGGGCTACTGTTGGAG GACTACTTGCTCGGCAAAGAAAAGGAGAACTACAACGTCTGAATGAACAATTGAGACAGATTAATGCAGCCTTGAAGAGGCAAGCAAAGATCGAATCATACGCACCCAGTTTAAGTTATGCTCCTGTTGGAACCACTAAGATAGCTGAGAATCAAGTGATTGTTGATCCAAGAAAACAGGATTTGATATCACGTTTGAAAAACGGAAAGAACTTCTTAAGAAATCAAGATCCAGATAAGGCATATCTTGAGTTCAAAACTGCTCTGGAACTTGCTCAAACCATCAAAGATCCCATAGAGGAAAAGAAGGCTGCAAGAGGATTAG GAGCATCGCTGCAGAGGCAGGGTAAATTTAGGGAAGCCATTAAGCATCATTCCATGGTTTTATCAATTTCAGAGAAAGAAGGGGAGGATTCAGGAAACACAGAAGCATTTGGAGCCATAGCCGACTGTTACACAGAACTTGGTGATCTAGAGCGAGCAGCCACTTTCTATGATCAGTACATCTCTAGATTACAAGCAGACTGA
- the LOC122606566 gene encoding oligouridylate-binding protein 1B-like, with protein sequence MQHHQRVKQQQQQQQALMQQALLQQQSLYHPGLLPPPQIEPILSGNLPPGFDPNTCRSVYVGNVHTQVTEPLLQEVFASTGPVEGCKLIRKDKSSYGFIHYFDRRSAALAILSLNGRHLFGQPIKVNWAYASGQREDTSGHFNIFVGDLSPEVTDAMLFTCFSAYASCSDARVMWDQKTGRSRGFGFVSFRDQQDAQSAINDLTGKWLGSRQIRCNWATKGAGTSDETQGSDSKNVVELTNASSEDSKEVANNDAPENNPQYTTVFVGNLAPEVTQLELHRHFYSFGAGVIEEVRLQRDKGFGFVRYNNHAEAALAIQMGNNQSVLYGKQIKCSWGSKPTPPGTSSNPLPEPAPAPMLSAADLLAYERQLAMSKMAGVHALMHPQSQHPLKQATMGMGAAGASQAIYDGGYQSIGAAQQLMYYQ encoded by the exons ATGCAACATCATCAAAGGgtgaaacaacaacaacaacaacaacaagcaTTGATGCAACAGGCTCTCCTCCAACAACAATCTCTTTATCATCCTGGCCTTTTACCTCCACCCCAG ATTGAACCTATATTAAGTGGAAATCTGCCTCCTGGGTTTGATCCAAATACATGCCGCAGCGT GTATGTGGGCAATGTTCATACACAAGTGACCGAACCACTTCTTCAAGAGGTTTTTGCAAGTACTGGTCCTGTTGAAGGATGCAAACTCATAAGAAAGGATAAG TCATCTTATGGATTCATTCACTACTTCGATCGTAGATCAGCCGCACTTGCTATTTTGTCACTAAATGGAAGGCATTT GTTTGGACAACCTATCAAAGTTAATTGGGCATATGCCAGTGGGCAGAGGGAGGATACCTCAG GTCACTTTAACATATTTGTTGGTGACCTTAGCCCTGAGGTTACAGATGCAATGCTCTTTACATGCTTCTCTGCCTATGCTAGTTGCTC GGATGCGAGGGTTATGTGGGATCAAAAAACGGGGCGCTCACGTGGTTTCGGTTTCGTTTCTTTCCGAGACCaacag GATGCTCAAAGTGCTATAAATGATTTAACTG GGAAGTGGCTTGGCAGCAGGCAGATACGCTGCAACTGGGCCACAAAAGGTGCTGGTACGAGTGATGAAACACAGGGTTCAGATTCTAAAAACGTAGTGGAGCTAACTAATGCATCTTCAG AGGATAGTAAAGAGGTAGCTAACAATGATGCACCTGAGAATAACCCACAGTATACGACCGTCTTTGTTGGTAACCTCGCTCCAGAA gTTACCCAGCTTGAGCTTCATCGTCACTTTTATTCGTTTGGTGCCGGTGTAATCGAGGAAGTCAGGTTGCAACGTGATAAAGGGTTTGGTTTTGTGAGGTACAATAATCATGCCGAAGCGGCTCTTGCCATTCAAATGGGCAACAACCAGTCAGTTCTTTATGGTAAACAAATTAAG TGCTCATGGGGTAGTAAGCCCACTCCTCCCGGAACAAGCTCAAATCCATTACCTGAACCCGCACCTGCACCAATGTTGTCCGCTGCTGATTTGTTGGCATATGAACGCCAACTAGCAATGAGTAAGATGGCAGGGGTCCATGCTCTAATGCACCCTCAATCCCAGCATCCTCTTAAACAAGCAACAATGGGAATGGGTGCTGCTGGAGCCAGCCAAGCCATATATGATGGTGGTTATCAGAGCATCGGTGCCGCCCAACAACTCATGTACTATCAGTGA
- the LOC122606567 gene encoding protein FLUORESCENT IN BLUE LIGHT, chloroplastic isoform X2 translates to MNHSLHVRQKFGIPVELVVTNLLVMATPFEAMAESCEADQSLFSMNMPLLLIVALIGATVGGLLARQRKGELQRLNEQLRQINAALKRQAKIESYAPSLSYAPVGTTKIAENQVIVDPRKQDLISRLKNGKNFLRNQDPDKAYLEFKTALELAQTIKDPIEEKKAARGLGASLQRQGKFREAIKHHSMVLSISEKEGEDSGNTEAFGAIADCYTELGDLERAATFYDQYISRLQAD, encoded by the exons ATGAATCATTCACTTCACGTACGTCAG AAATTTGGGATTCCAGTGGAGCTTGTTGTCACTAATTTATTAGTGATGGCAACACCTTTCGAAGCCATGGCAGAGAGCTGCGAAGCAGACCAGTCTCTATTCAGCATGAACATGCCTTTGCTGCTGATTGTTGCTTTAATTGGGGCTACTGTTGGAG GACTACTTGCTCGGCAAAGAAAAGGAGAACTACAACGTCTGAATGAACAATTGAGACAGATTAATGCAGCCTTGAAGAGGCAAGCAAAGATCGAATCATACGCACCCAGTTTAAGTTATGCTCCTGTTGGAACCACTAAGATAGCTGAGAATCAAGTGATTGTTGATCCAAGAAAACAGGATTTGATATCACGTTTGAAAAACGGAAAGAACTTCTTAAGAAATCAAGATCCAGATAAGGCATATCTTGAGTTCAAAACTGCTCTGGAACTTGCTCAAACCATCAAAGATCCCATAGAGGAAAAGAAGGCTGCAAGAGGATTAG GAGCATCGCTGCAGAGGCAGGGTAAATTTAGGGAAGCCATTAAGCATCATTCCATGGTTTTATCAATTTCAGAGAAAGAAGGGGAGGATTCAGGAAACACAGAAGCATTTGGAGCCATAGCCGACTGTTACACAGAACTTGGTGATCTAGAGCGAGCAGCCACTTTCTATGATCAGTACATCTCTAGATTACAAGCAGACTGA